From the Musa acuminata AAA Group cultivar baxijiao chromosome BXJ1-2, Cavendish_Baxijiao_AAA, whole genome shotgun sequence genome, one window contains:
- the LOC103976034 gene encoding uncharacterized protein LOC103976034: MAEAVLVVLVSFLSLALLSFSQDPDLKSGSAYDELRTSGFPVGLLPTNVLTYSLNRTSGAFAVDLDDRCRVTLPPDNYLATYSRRITGKLADRRISDLDGIRVKAFFRWWSITGIRSTGDDLVFEVGVVSAKYPSRNFDESPDCEGRSPRKAAS; encoded by the coding sequence ATGGCGGAAGCTGTTCTCGTCGTCCTCGTCTCCTTCCTCTCCCTCGCCCTCCTCTCCTTCTCCCAAGATCCTGACCTTAAATCTGGTTCCGCTTACGACGAGCTCAGGACCAGCGGGTTCCCCGTCGGCCTCCTCCCCACCAACGTCCTCACCTACTCCCTCAACCGCACCTCCGGCGCCTTCGCCGTCGACCTCGACGACCGTTGCCGCGTCACCCTCCCCCCGGACAACTACCTCGCCACCTATTCCCGCCGGATCACCGGCAAGCTGGCGGACCGCCGAATATCCGACCTCGATGGCATCAGGGTCAAGGCCTTCTTCCGTTGGTGGTCCATTACTGGGATACGCTCCACCGGCGACGATCTGGTGTTCGAGGTTGGCGTCGTCTCCGCCAAGTACCCCTCCCGTAACTTCGACGAGAGCCCTGACTGCGAGGGCCGCAGCCCTAGAAAGGCCGCCTCTTGA
- the LOC103976035 gene encoding protein FAR1-RELATED SEQUENCE 11 — MKKMSSKNNGCLTHRRRCPCGDEQCCIRLDEDEEDISMDPSALSEPNLMQGAQHITAEATVVDAPYVGQSFRTDAEAQEYYTNFARKNGFAIRRERSKGNPAHPLGVYKRELVCHRAGVSLPRKTVELKRQRNKKSSRCKCEAQMIIKKNVLKGTSCWIVVHFSNEHNHQLLDSEEVRHLPAYRNIPPAVRERILFLSKAGCTVNLMMRALEMERGAKPGHLTFTERDLRNFLQANKGIDRETEGSELLKACKAMRDKSSDFRYDYTLDANEKLEHIAWSYPDGVHAYKVFGDVVIFDTTYRLYAYDRPFGVWFGVDNYGNLIFLGCVLLQDERPASFKWALQSFISLMDGKFPQTIMTDLDMGLREAMMSELPNTKHAFGIWYVTHRLSSWFSTLLGSQYNSFMNAFHQVHSLESENDFVQQWGHMVNEFGLASDRHIAILSLYQSYWALPFLHGWFLGGLTTSSSVSIKPFFRGFLNAQTRLKDFVEQVGVAIELQNQAGEEATMRQNYHNVKIKTCMPIEEHCLSILTPYAFDMFQKELISSTQFAVYESQRETYLVRHRLKADGGYIVQCFPSEQELCCSCKGFESCGILCRHTLRVLSLKNCFMLPDRYLLMRWRRESSLFPKSSGYNYRSQALRSLSSIIIQESSITKDRFNYVQWHMSKLLTHVRNMPTVDEVVSDMETVTSVDTTVSNRRSRTRLRKVKSVVEMPNETQELSKAQTFSETLELSELP, encoded by the exons ATGAAGAAAATGTCATCGAAGAACAATGGTTGCCTTACCCATAGGCGACGCTGCCCGTGTGGAGATGAGCAGTGTTGCATCAGACTTGATGAGGATGAAGAAGACATATCAATGGATCCTTCGGCTCTCTCGGAACCAAACCTTATGCAGGGAGCACAACATATTACTGCTGAGGCCACTGTAGTTGACGCTCCTTATGTCGGACAGTCTTTTCGGACCGATGCAGAGGCCCAGGAATACTATACCAACTTTGCCAGGAAGAATGGGTTTGCCATCCGGCGAGAGCGCTCAAAAGGGAATCCAGCACATCCACTGGGTGTTTATAAACGAGAACTTGTCTGCCATCGTGCTGGAGTATCTCTGCCTAGGAAAACTGTAGAACTCAAACGGCAGAGAAACAAGAAATCATCACGCTGCAAATGTGAGGCTCAGATGATTATCAAGAAGAATGTTCTAAAGGGTACGAGCTGTTGGATAGTTGTTCATTTCAGTAATGAGCATAACCATCAGTTGTTGGATAGTGAGGAAGTCCGCCATCTCCCTGCCTACAGGAATATACCTCCGGCTGTCCGTGAACGTATTTTGTTTCTGTCAAAGGCTGGTTGCACTGTGAATCTTATGATGAGGGCACTTGAGATGGAAAGGGGAGCGAAGCCAGGTCATTTAACTTTCACAGAGAGGGACTTGAGGAACTTTCTTCAGGCTAACAAGGGCATTGATCGAGAAACCGAAGGTTCAGAACTCCTTAAGGCCTGCAAGGCTATGAGGGACAAGAGCTCAGATTTTCGTTATGACTACACGttggatgcaaatgagaagcttgagCATATTGCTTGGTCATATCCAGACGGTGTTCATGCATACAAGGTTTTTGGGGATGTAGTTATTTTTGACACAACATATCGTTTGTATGCATATGACAGGCCTTTTGGAGTATGGTTTGGCGTGGACAACTACGGAAATCTAATATTTTTAGGTTGTGTTCTACTGCAAGATGAAAGGCCAGCTTCATTCAAATGGGCCTTGCAG TCGTTTATTAGTCTTATGGATGGGAAGTTCCCGCAAACAATAATGACTGATCTAGACATGGGACTTAGAGAGGCTATGATGAGTGAATTGCCAAACACTAAACATGCTTTTGGCATATGGTATGTTACACATAGATTATCaagctggttttctaccttacttggTTCACAATACAATTCATTTATGAATGCTTTCCATCAAGTTCATAGCCTGGAGAGTGAGAATGACTTTGTGCAACAATGGGGTCATATGGTTAATGAGTTTGGGCTAGCTTCAGATAGACATATAGCCATACTTTCACTATATCAATCCTATTGGGCATTACCATTCTTACATGGTTGGTTTCTTGGGGGATTGACGACTAGTTCTTCAGTGTCTATCAAGCCATTCTTCAGAGGGTTCCTGAATGCACAAACACGTCTAAAAGATTTTGTGGAGCAG GTGGGTGTCGCAATTGAATTACAAAATCAAGCTGGAGAGGAAGCAACAATGAGACAGAATTATCACAATGTCAAGATTAAAACATGCATGCCTATTGAAGAACATTGTTTGAGTATATTGACGCCTTACGCATTTGATATGTTTCAGAAAGAACTTATATCATCGACACAATTTGCAGTATATGAGTCACAGAGGGAGACTTACCTTGTCCGCCACCGGTTGAAGGCAGATGGAGGCTATATAGTGCAGTGCTTTCCATCGGAGCAAGAGTTATGTTGCAGTTGCAAGGGATTCGAATCCTGTGGAATATTATGCAGGCATACCCTCAGAGTGCTTTCTTTGAAAAATTGTTTCATGCTTCCAGATAGATACCTATTGATGCGGTGGCGTCGTGAAAGCTCATTGTTTCCAAAAAGCAGTGGTTACAATTATCGATCCCAAGCTTTACGCTCCCTTTCATCAATCATAATACAGGAATCTTCAATAACAAAAGACCGTTTCAACTATGTGCAGTGGCACATGAGTAAGCTTCTCACTCATGTGAGGAACATGCCGACAGTTGATGAAGTGGTCTCAGATATGGAGACTGTCACATCAGTTGATACTACAGTCTCAAATAGAAGATCTAGAACAAGGCTCAGAAAAGTAAAATCAGTTGTTGAAATGCCAAACGAGACACAAGAATTATCCAAGGCTCAAACATTTTCAGAAACACTAGAATTGTCAGAATTGCCTTAG
- the LOC135600395 gene encoding uncharacterized protein LOC135600395, translating into MLSYNINLNRVAFASPHLQRWLRRLPSSALPIGVTAKGRKMLLRRSSETLRLSLIHRRSFSHAAAITPKEGAPLDPLAPLEYLEGLPRPDPKHAETIMAVPRASSGKIISAKERKAGRVPSIVFEQENGEEGGNKRLVSVQAKQVRKLVDHLGQSFFLSRLFELEVRSEFGGAGDLIEKVRVLPRKLHLHSATDAPLNVTFLRAPSSALLKVDVPLVFRGEDASPGLRKGSYLNVIKRTVKYLCPADIVPPYIDVDLSELDVGQKLVMRDLKVHPRLQLLQSPDQPVCKIVGSGAQEKKKSK; encoded by the exons ATGCTCTCCTATAACATAAACCTAAACCGCGTCGCTTTCGCCTCTCCTCACCTCCAGCGTTGGCTTCGCCGCCTTCCGTCGTCGGCTCTTCCGATTGGTGTAACTGCAAAGGGGCGCAAGATGTTGCTTCGCCGCTCGTCGGAAACTCTGCGGCTCAGTCTCATCCACCGTCGCTCGTTCTCACATGCGGCGGCGATCACCCCGAAGGAGGGGGCGCCGCTGGATCCTCTGGCCCCCCTCGAGTACCTGGAAGGGCTCCCGAGACCCGACCCGAAGCACGCAGAGACGATCATGGCGGTCCCGCGGGCGTCCTCCGGGAAGATCATTTCGGCGAAGGAGAGGAAGGCCGGGAGGGTGCCCAGCATCGTGTTCGAGCAGGAGAACGGGGAGGAGGGAGGGAACAAGCGGCTCGTCTCCGTACAGGCGAAGCAGGTTCGGAAGCTTGTTGACCATTTAGGCCAGTCTTTCTTTCTCTCCAGGCTTTTTGAGCTCGAGGTTCGCTCGGAGTTCGGTGGCGCCGGGGATCTTATCGAAAAAGTCCGCGTCTTGCCACGGAAG TTGCATCTCCACTCGGCCACTGATGCACCCTTGAATGTGACATTTTTGAGAGCTCCTTCATCGGCATTGTTAAAAGTTGATGTTCCTCTTGTATTCAGAGGAGAAGATGCATCTCCTGGACTTAGAAAAG GTTCCTACTTGAATGTCATAAAAAGGACAGTCAAGTATCTTTGCCCTGCGGACATTGTTCCACCATACATCGATGTAGATCTGAGTGAATTGGATGTGGGCCAGAAGTTGGTAATGCGAGACCTGAAGGTTCATCCTAGACTCCAATTGCTTCAATCACCGGATCAACCTGTGTGTAAAATTGTAGGATCGGGGGCGCAGGAGAAGAAAAAATCTAAATGA
- the LOC135611655 gene encoding acyl transferase 5-like, whose protein sequence is MGGGAGFVAFMQTVADMASGRAAPSVMPAWGREAIPNPAKPILMGGPPPVFTPMDLQKLAVDIPLDHINQLKSEYAKETGERCSTFDVVLAKVWQCRAQAIGLHPDADVRVAFAARTVHLLKDVLPEGFYGNCGYPLTVSAASGKLTNASLVEVVTPSMKAEGKIV, encoded by the coding sequence ATGGGCGGAGGCGCCGGATTCGTCGCGTTCATGCAAACCGTGGCAGACATGGCCAGTGGTCGCGCTGCGCCGTCTGTCATGCCGGCCTGGGGCAGGGAAGCCATCCCCAACCCAGCGAAGCCCATCTTGATGGGTGGTCCGCCTCCGGTCTTCACTCCCATGGACTTGCAGAAACTCGCAGTGGACATACCTTTGGATCACATCAACCAGCTGAAGAGCGAGTACGCGAAGGAGACCGGCGAAAGATGCTCCACGTTTGACGTCGTGCTCGCCAAGGTGTGGCAGTGCCGCGCACAGGCGATCGGTCTCCACCCCGACGCCGACGTCCGCGTCGCCTTCGCCGCCAGAACGGTTCACCTCCTGAAAGACGTGCTGCCGGAGGGCTTCTACGGGAACTGCGGCTACCCCCTAACCGTCTCCGCGGCCTCCGGCAAGCTCACGAACGCGTCCTTGGTGGAGGTGGTGACCCCTAGTATGAAAGCCGAGGGCAAAATCGTATGA